The Hypanus sabinus isolate sHypSab1 chromosome 7, sHypSab1.hap1, whole genome shotgun sequence region gaagtatagtccaggtagaTGCAAGAGTCTGTGGatgtataatagacatcagtagataagctgtctccagaaacACAGAGAAATCgaaaaaggggaaggaggtgtcagaaatggaccaggtaaatttgggGGCAGGttggaaattggaggcaaagatGATGAAGTTGACAAATTCCGCAGGGCTGCAGGAAGCAGCAACAATGCAGTTATCGATATAGTGTAGGAAGAGTGGGGGACAGACACCAGTGCAGGCCtagaacaaagaatgctccatgTAGCCGACATaatggcaggcatagctgggacccaagaCTACactttttgtttgaaggaaatAGGAggggccaaaggagaaattattaagagtgaggacgAGTTCTGCTATACGGAGGAGAAAGGTAGTGGAAGGAAACTAGTTGGGTCtgatgtccagaaagaaatggacagTTTTGAGGACCTCTGGTGGGGAACGGAGGTTAGGGACGGGGCATCCATaatgaaaataagatgatgggggacagagaacttgaaatcattgaaaagatccaaacCATGTCAAGGCTATAGGTAGGAAGGGACAGAAATAAGGGGAATAAAATAGATTTGAGGTATGcaaatatgagttcagtggggcaggaacaagctgagacaatgggtctacctagaCAAGCATGATTGGGgatatcaggtaggaggtagaaacaggaggcaCTGGGCACAGAGaccatgaggttggtggcagtggatgggagaaccccagagttaataaggtcagtgatggtgttggagacaatggtctggtgcttcttagtggggtcctgttcaagtGCTAAGTAAGAGTAAGTATCTGAGAGTTGTCACTGGGCCTCTGCAAGGcagaggtcagtatgccagactcCTACAGCACCCCcttatctgtgggtttgatggtgaagTTAGGGTTAGTTTGGAGGGAGTGTAGAGCAAAGCATTCAGAAGGAATGAGGTTGGatttggagagaggagtggtgaagtcgATATGGTTGATGTCCTGTCCAAAGATGGCAGTAAAAAGATGAGCAAGCAGAAAAACAGAGCAGGGTGTGCAGGAATAGGGGGAAGGATGAACATGGGAGCAGGGGTCAGTGGTGCAGGGTGGTGAGTCCTTGCCCAAGAAATAGGCTCGGAGGCAGAAGAAAATGTAGTTATATAATGAAGATGCAATTCACTGCAGTAAATCAGAGACTAGAATTCCAGAGTTTAAAGCCTAAGGCAATTAAGTTTAACTGCCAAAACAAAATGTAATTACAAGAATACAGAATGATGGAAGATTGCAGAGCTCTTAGAGGATGCTGCAAGGCCATAAATTAGAAAACAAGCAGTGAAAGATACTGTAACTCATGTTATTTTATTAAAGGTGCATATTTTCCAGAAAGTTCAATTGTTAACACAAAATTTTGATTTTACTTAAGTAAATACAGGAGTTCTACACTTTGAGAAATAATCTTATCAGTAATACCTGTTCTTTAAAGGACCCAGGGAAAAAAATGGTCGTAATTGTAATTGTGAACATTAAAAAccagcttttgtgatatcattctggaggaacattgtatcattttttaactgcattgcatttgtggtttctaaatgacaataatctgaatctgaatctgagatcaCCCTTTATCATATTAAACAAAAATATAGCCCAGAATTCCTGCAGTGTTCACAATTCAGTGTAACTATCAGTGTTCTATATCATTATAAAGTTAAACTGTAGCAATTCCTGATACAAGGTTGAGTACCCCTAACCTGAAAATCTCCAAAGACATGATATCACTAATAGAAAATTCCACAAagtgctgggaaggttcccaggcaaAGTGCAGGTCTTGTGCATTACAGGTATTTTtcagaagtgacctcacatatgtatTGAACAGacgttaatgaaaaatagaaaaacactacATAAAgcgaaaaatgaagatcttgatcgtgcattgaaagagtggattcattAACACCCGAGTGAACATATAGTACTTAACGGTTTGCAgaccatgaaacaagcaaaggctTAAAACAAACTGGAAATTGAAGGTAATTCTATATATTCAAaaggttgcagaaatttaagtcTTAAAGCAATAAAGATTTGTGGTGAAAAGAATGAATGTTGATTACAAAGCAATAGAAAATTTTATTGATGAGTTTCCCAAGATCGTTGCTGTTGAAAATCTAACACTCTAAACAGCTGCACCAGTACATATGTATGGTGAACAAGTGTAAAACAAAGACCACTTACTGGTTGCAGATAAATTGAGTCAGACATTATAGCAACTGCAAACTATcttattatatattccaaaatcctgAAACTGAAACACTTCCAGCCTCAAGCATTTCAAATAAGGGGTACTCGACCTATATTTGAGAATACAGTGTTAAACACAGGCATTCAAAAACTGCTGCAACCTATAATGTGCAGGAGGaacatatcaggcagcatctatggagggaaatggccaATCGACATTTCAGTTCGGGACCCTTCAACGGGTCTAAAAGATGAAGGGAAGGAACAGAGCAAGAGCCAGCTAGTGACAGGTAGATCTACGTGAGGAGGAGTGAGAAGCAGATGGGAAATGGAAAGAGCGACTGGAGCTAGGTAGTCCCGATAGAGGTTATCGGTACGAAATGTCGACGATTGTCTTCCTCCCAGAGACGCTGGTCGACGGGCAGAGTTCCTCCGTTTGCAGGGAGTTGAATATACTTCTGTGAAAGGAAGATTATTGCCGTCCTCAAAAAAAAAGAATGTTTTTAACTTCCAAAACACTGAGTTACGTTACacaaccctccacactcactATTCAACACCACACTCCATACAACAGGGCTCAGCATCAGTTATCGAGAGCCCGTCCCACGGCGTTGGGGGGGGAACAAAAGTTGAAGGTCGCGACAGCCTTGGCGAGCATGCGCAGAGCATCAAGGAAGTGAAGCGGCGAGCAGCCAATGGGGTGGCAGCGCGCGCGCTTCGAAGGGAGCTGCGGGCCATGGAGTCGGTGCTGGAGAACCTGGAGCGGTTCGCTGAGGTGCTGGCGGTAGCGAGGAGCCCGTGGGCCAGCCACTGGGATGAGGCGGCGGTGACCCGAGCCTTCCAATGGGCCTGCTATTTCCAGCAGCTGGACTTGCGGCTGGAGGGGAACACGAGCGCGCAAGCGGCCTTGCGCCGGCAGCTGAACCTCCCGGGTCGCTGTACCGACCACCCGCTGCCGTGGTACCGCGGCTTGCGGTTCGAGGAACTTAGCCGGGGCCAGGAGATGCTCAGTCAGGCGTTACTGTGCAACCCGGCGGCCTCGGCCGCCGCCTTCCACCGAGCCGCCTCTTGGTACCGAAGTGCGAGCAGCAGTCGGGCGGCCGTGACGACGTCGCTGAGACGCGCGGCCCGGCTGACGGCGGCGGCGCGGGTTCTTCAGGCGTGCAGGCGGAGCGCCGCAGGCCCCGGCGAGGGTTCGACGGAACGCCAGCCCGTGGCCGAAACGCAAGCGGAGATACTGCGCCAGCGCTTGGGGGAACAGAGG contains the following coding sequences:
- the fancf gene encoding Fanconi anemia group F protein encodes the protein MESVLENLERFAEVLAVARSPWASHWDEAAVTRAFQWACYFQQLDLRLEGNTSAQAALRRQLNLPGRCTDHPLPWYRGLRFEELSRGQEMLSQALLCNPAASAAAFHRAASWYRSASSSRAAVTTSLRRAARLTAAARVLQACRRSAAGPGEGSTERQPVAETQAEILRQRLGEQRRELPEQEVLRRTVSGGGGDGADSWRPLAALLSAAGAEEAPPRTWRWLLGNRDALSAACRALPCSVLARLAAREPAFSREYLDFLRQWARRMRYDASSGRWTHEESPELDWERLLQHFSSLLQGPPQTKEWTRETLNSLKTKDGDFEVWGISIWTDLLLALRQQKIA